The Euphorbia lathyris chromosome 3, ddEupLath1.1, whole genome shotgun sequence genome contains a region encoding:
- the LOC136224571 gene encoding ankyrin repeat-containing protein At5g02620-like, which yields MDPMGHQSPIPSPVPRKKMTKQLTGKKNDTRLHSAARAGNLVAAIEIFTTNEEKELKELLVKQNQSGETALYVAAEYGYVDLVREMIKYYDLSDAGIKARNGFDAFHIAAKQGDLDVLAVLMEVHPELAMTVDLSNTTSLHTAATQGHIEVVKFLLSAGSSLATIAKSNGKTALHSASRNGHLEVVRALVAAEPGLVTRTDKKGQTALHMAVKGQNVEVVEELINAVPSSVNMIDTKGNTSLHIATRKGRSQIVLLILRHSETDLKVVNKSSETALDTAEKTGHPEIATMLQEHGVQSAKTIKPQGKNPARELKQTVSDIKHEVHYQLEHTRQTRKRVQGIAKRINKMHTEGLNNAINSTTVVAVLIATVAFAAIFTVPGQYVDDPSEIPAGDSLGQANISHKVPFMIFFIFDSIALFISLAVVIVQTSVVVIESKAKKQMMAVINKLMWIACTLISVAFLALSFIVVGTEERWLAICVTIIGTSIMVTTLGTMCYWVIKHRIEASNLRSIRRSSLGSRSKSISMSVLSDSEILNNEKKMYAI from the exons ATGGATCCGATGGGGCATCAATCTCCAATACCCAGTCCAGTTCCAAGGAAGAAGATGACCAAACAGTTGACGGGGAAGAAAAACGACACGCGGTTGCATTCTGCAGCCAGAGCAGGAAATCTAGTAGCAGCAATAGAAATATTTACCACTAATGAGGAGAAAGAGCTCAAGGAATTACTAGTAAAGCAAAATCAATCAGGAGAAACTGCTCTTTATGTTGCAGCTGAATATGGTTATGTTGATTTAGTTAGAGAAATGATCAAGTACTATGATCTATCAGATGCTGGAATCAAGGCAAGAAATGGGTTTGATGCCTTCCATATTGCTGCCAAGCAAGGAGATTTAG ATGTATTGGCAGTTCTAATGGAGGTCCATCCGGAATTGGCTATGACTGTTGATTTATCAAATACAACATCTCTGCATACTGCCGCGACGCAGGGGCATATAGAGGTTGTCAAATTTTTGTTGTCTGCAGGGAGTAGTCTGGCAACCATTGCTAAAAGCAATGGGAAAACTGCCTTGCATTCTGCATCGAGAAACGGGCATCTGGAGGTTGTTAGGGCGCTGGTGGCAGCAGAGCCAGGCTTGGTCACAAGGACGGATAAAAAGGGGCAAACGGCACTTCACATGGCGGTGAAGGGCCAAAATGTTGAGGTTGTGGAGGAGTTGATTAATGCAGTACCTTCTTCAGTAAACATGATTGATACAAAAGGCAACACATCATTACATATAGCAACCCGGAAAGGAAGATCTCAG ATTGTTCTTCTGATACTCCGGCACAGCGAAACAGACTTAAAAGTTGTCAATAAAAGCAGCGAAACAGCCCTTGACACCGCTGAGAAAACAGGGCACCCGGAGATTGCAACCATGTTACAGGAGCACGGGGTTCAGAGTGCCAAAACCATAAAGCCACAGGGAAAGAATCCAGCTCGCGAATTGAAACAAACAGTGAGCGACATAAAACACGAAGTGCATTACCAACTAGAACACACCCGTCAAACTCGAAAGCGAGTGCAAGGCATAGCGAAACGTATTAACAAAATGCACACAGAAGGACTTAACAATGCCATAAACTCAACAACCGTGGTAGCTGTTCTAATTGCCACGGTTGCATTTGCAGCCATCTTTACAGTCCCCGGCCAATACGTTGATGATCCAAGTGAAATCCCAGCGGGAGATTCACTTGGACAAGCAAACATATCTCACAAAGTACCATTTATGATCTTCTTCATATTTGATTCGATCGCCCTCTTCATTTCCCTGGCTGTGGTGATAGTGCAAACATCGGTTGTTGTGATCGAAAGCAAGGCGAAGAAGCAGATGATGGCAGTAATTAACAAGTTAATGTGGATAGCTTGTACACTAATATCAGTAGCATTTTTAGCTCTATCATTCATTGTTGTAGGAACAGAAGAGAGATGGTTGGCAATCTGTGTTACAATTATAGGAACAAGTATAATGGTTACAACTTTGGGTACTATGTGTTATTGGGTGATTAAGCATAGAATCGAGGCCTCGAATTTGAGGAGCATACGAAGATCATCACTCGGTAGCAGATCGAAATCGATTTCAATGTCTGTATTATCAGATAGTGAGATCTTAAACAATGAAAAGAAAATGTATGCAATCTAA